The Chordicoccus furentiruminis DNA window CGAGGCGAACTCCGCCCGGAGGCCCGCTTCATCCACTCTTGTATATGAAAATTCCCGAAATACCATCGTCTTTTTCCTTTCCACCCCGAAACGGAGCGTATGTCTTGCAGAAGTATACCACAAAAAAAGCGCTGCCGCATAAGGGCAGCGCAGAGAGATATTAAGCTTTATTAAGAATAAGACAGGATCTCCGCCTGCTTTTCTTATCCCAGGATGGCCTTGTCGCTGGAAAATTCCTCGCCGGCCGCCACCTCAAACTCATGGAGCAGCTTCTCCACCGTCAGCTTCTTCTTCTCATCACCCCGGATATCGAGCACGATCTCCCCCTCGTTCATCATGATCAGACGGTTCCCGTGAAGGATCGCGTCCCTCATGTTGTGGGTGATCATCAGCGTCGTCAGATGGCCCGAGGTAACGACGCGCTCCGTCGCGTTCAGCACCTTCTCGGCCGTCTTGGGATCCAGCGCCGCCGTGTGCTCGTCGAGCAGAAGGAGCTTCGGTCGCTGAAGCGTCGCCATCAGAAGGGTCAGTGCCTGTCTCTGTCCGCCGGACAGCAGACCGACCTTCTGCGTCAGCCGCTCGTCAAGCCCCAGATCCAGCAGCTTCAGCCGCTCGCGGTAATCCTCGCGCTCCTGCGCGGTGATGCCCCAGCTGAGGCCGCGCCGCTGCCCTCTCCGGGCGGCCAGCGCCAGGTTCTCGTCAATCTGCATCGTCGCGGCCGTGCCGGTCATCGGGTCCTGGAACACCCGGCCGATCAGGAAAGCCCGCCGGTAATCCGGCAGTCCGGTCACATCCTGGCCGGCGATGGTGATGGAGCCGCTGTCCACCGGCCAGACGCCGGCGATCGCGTTGAGAAGCGTCGATTTGCCCGCCCCGTTTCCGCCGATCACCGTCACGAAATCGCCCTCGTCAAGATGAAGGCTCACACCCTTGAGCGCACGTTTCTCGTTGACCGTGTCCGGATTGAAAGTCTTCGAGATGTTCTTCACGTCCAGCATGATCAGTTCTCCCCCTTTCCGTTCCGCCGGCCCGCCCTGCGGAACGAGCTCTTCGCCTGGCCGCGGAGATACGGGACGGCGAGGAAGACCGCGACAATAATCGCGGTGAACAGCTTCATCATGTTCGAGTCAAGCTTCAGCCAGAGCACCAGCGTGTAAACCAGATAGTAGATGATACCGCCGATGACGACAAAAATCAGTCGGCCCGCGAAGTTCAGCCGACGCC harbors:
- a CDS encoding ABC transporter ATP-binding protein, yielding MLDVKNISKTFNPDTVNEKRALKGVSLHLDEGDFVTVIGGNGAGKSTLLNAIAGVWPVDSGSITIAGQDVTGLPDYRRAFLIGRVFQDPMTGTAATMQIDENLALAARRGQRRGLSWGITAQEREDYRERLKLLDLGLDERLTQKVGLLSGGQRQALTLLMATLQRPKLLLLDEHTAALDPKTAEKVLNATERVVTSGHLTTLMITHNMRDAILHGNRLIMMNEGEIVLDIRGDEKKKLTVEKLLHEFEVAAGEEFSSDKAILG